From the genome of Methylocystis bryophila, one region includes:
- a CDS encoding lytic murein transglycosylase — translation MKANHLCLVSLAALLAFCAPAQADWASCLAGIRQSAAEAGVSRETIQSALGSLEPNDAVSFTDKQPEFTTPIWDYMAGLVDEDRVEEGRALLHKHAHWLHAAESRFGVDAPYIVAVWGVESDFGKGFGKRPVIQSLATLACAAPRRADYFRKELMAALKIVDNGDVAAEEFYGSWAGAFGHTQFMPTTFLSKAVDLDGDGRKNVVSDPADAFGSTANYLAKNGFEHHLPWGFEVKLPQNYAGPSGRTHRQAMSAWASRGITRLDGSPLGGGPRAALLLPAGREGPAFLVTKNFDAIFSYNAAESYALAICVLADRLRGLPGIQTPWPTDDPGLSREERKELQTLLIRNGYQLGEPDGVIGTKTKEAIADVQQRLGLTPDGRAGLKVLKALRGG, via the coding sequence ATGAAAGCGAATCACCTGTGTCTCGTTTCGCTCGCCGCGCTCCTTGCGTTCTGCGCTCCGGCGCAGGCGGACTGGGCCTCCTGTCTTGCGGGGATCCGGCAGAGCGCGGCCGAGGCGGGAGTCTCGCGTGAGACGATTCAGAGCGCGCTCGGCTCTCTCGAGCCCAATGACGCCGTGAGCTTCACCGACAAGCAGCCGGAATTCACGACGCCGATTTGGGACTACATGGCCGGCCTCGTCGACGAGGACCGCGTCGAGGAGGGCCGCGCGCTCTTGCACAAGCACGCGCATTGGCTGCATGCTGCGGAGAGCCGCTTTGGCGTCGACGCGCCCTATATCGTCGCGGTCTGGGGCGTCGAGTCGGATTTCGGCAAAGGCTTCGGCAAGCGCCCCGTCATCCAGTCGCTCGCCACGCTCGCCTGCGCCGCGCCGCGCCGCGCCGACTACTTCAGAAAAGAGCTGATGGCTGCGCTGAAGATCGTCGATAATGGCGACGTCGCGGCCGAGGAATTTTACGGCTCCTGGGCCGGCGCCTTCGGGCATACGCAATTCATGCCCACGACCTTTCTCTCGAAGGCGGTCGATCTCGACGGCGACGGCAGAAAGAACGTCGTGAGCGATCCCGCCGACGCCTTCGGGAGCACCGCGAATTATCTGGCCAAGAACGGTTTCGAGCATCATTTGCCCTGGGGCTTCGAGGTGAAGCTGCCACAGAATTACGCGGGCCCTTCGGGCCGCACGCATCGCCAGGCGATGTCCGCCTGGGCCTCGCGCGGGATCACCAGGCTCGACGGCTCGCCGCTCGGCGGCGGCCCGCGCGCGGCGCTCCTGCTGCCGGCTGGCCGTGAAGGCCCGGCCTTTCTCGTGACCAAGAACTTCGACGCTATCTTCTCTTACAATGCGGCCGAATCCTACGCGCTGGCGATCTGCGTGCTTGCAGATCGGCTGCGGGGACTGCCGGGCATCCAGACGCCCTGGCCGACGGACGATCCCGGCCTCTCGCGCGAGGAGCGAAAGGAGCTGCAGACGCTGCTCATTCGCAACGGCTATCAGCTCGGCGAGCCGGACGGCGTGATCGGCACGAAGACGAAGGAAGCCATCGCCGACGTCCAGCAGCGGCTCGGCCTTACGCCCGACGGCCGCGCTGGGCTGAAAGTCCTCAAGGCGCTGCGCGGCGGGTGA